A single genomic interval of Stenotrophomonas bentonitica harbors:
- the prmC gene encoding peptide chain release factor N(5)-glutamine methyltransferase: MTLAPQEIRQLLADAARDLPGVEGRHEAELLLLHVLGRERGWLFAHATDPVDPASAAAFAGLLQRRLAGEPVAYLLGRRGFWTLDLAVSPDTLIPRPETERLVELALERLPENTPLRVADLGTGSGAIALALASERPQARVLATDMSAGALAVASGNARTHGLDNVAFREGSWHAPLAGERFDLIASNPPYIASGDPHLVRGDLRFEPASALASGDDGLDDIRVIIEGAQAHLLPGGWLLLEHGWDQGEAIRALLDAAGFVEVATAVDLEQRDRVSLGRRPATLE; encoded by the coding sequence ATGACACTTGCCCCCCAGGAGATCCGCCAGCTGCTCGCCGACGCCGCCCGCGACCTGCCGGGGGTGGAGGGCCGGCATGAGGCTGAGCTGCTGCTGCTGCACGTGCTGGGGCGGGAGCGCGGCTGGCTGTTCGCGCACGCGACGGATCCGGTCGACCCGGCCAGCGCGGCGGCCTTTGCGGGTCTGCTGCAGCGCCGCCTGGCGGGCGAGCCGGTGGCCTACCTGTTGGGCCGGCGGGGGTTCTGGACGCTGGACCTGGCGGTCAGTCCAGATACGCTGATTCCTCGCCCGGAAACGGAGCGGCTGGTGGAGCTGGCGCTGGAGCGGCTGCCGGAGAACACGCCGTTGCGGGTGGCCGACCTGGGCACGGGCAGCGGGGCGATCGCGCTGGCGCTGGCCAGCGAGCGACCGCAGGCGCGGGTGCTGGCGACGGACATGAGCGCGGGGGCGCTGGCGGTGGCGTCCGGGAATGCGCGCACGCATGGGCTGGACAATGTGGCGTTCCGCGAGGGCAGCTGGCATGCGCCGCTGGCCGGGGAGCGCTTCGATCTGATTGCGAGCAACCCGCCGTACATCGCCAGCGGCGATCCGCACCTGGTGCGCGGGGACCTGCGTTTCGAGCCGGCCAGCGCGCTGGCGTCGGGCGACGATGGGCTGGACGACATCCGGGTGATCATCGAGGGCGCGCAGGCACACCTGCTGCCGGGCGGCTGGTTGCTGCTGGAGCATGGCTGGGACCAGGGCGAGGCGATCCGCGCGCTGCTGGACGCGGCGGGGTTCGTGGAGGTCGCCACGGCGGTGGACCTGGAGCAGCGCGACCGGGTGAGCCTGGGCCGACGGCCGGCAACGTTAGAATGA
- the ahpF gene encoding alkyl hydroperoxide reductase subunit F codes for MLDANLQSQLKTYLERVTRPIQITAHADDGAKSQEMLELLETLVSLSSQISLDVRRDGAERTPSFALTTPGQDIHLAFAGLPMGHEFTSLVLALLQVGGHPSKATAEVIEQVQGLEGEFKFETYFSLSCQNCPDVVQALNLAAVLNPRIQHVAIDGALFPAEVEARQIMSVPTVYLNGEVFDQGRMSLEQIVAKLDTGSAKRDAAKIAAKAPYDVLVIGGGPAGAAAAIYAARKGIRTGVAAERFGGQVLDTMAIENFVSVKETEGPKLAMALEQHVREYDVDIMNLQRASALVPAGDDGLVEIKLENGASLKSRSVILSTGARWRQMNVPGEDQYRNKGVAYCPHCDGPLFKGKRVAVIGGGNSGVEAAIDLAGLVTHVTLLEFDDKLRADDVLQRKLRSLGNVTIITSALTQEVLGDGQKVNGLVYKDRVGGDAHRVELEGVFVQIGLLPNTEWLKDSVALSPRGEVVIDDRGQTSVPGVFAAGDCTTVPYKQIIIAMGAGSTAALSAFDHLIRTNVPKSSGAVAEAA; via the coding sequence ATGTTGGATGCCAACCTCCAGTCCCAGCTGAAGACCTACCTGGAACGCGTCACCCGCCCGATCCAGATCACCGCGCACGCCGACGACGGCGCCAAGTCGCAGGAAATGCTGGAGCTGCTCGAGACCCTGGTGAGCCTCTCCAGCCAGATCAGCCTGGACGTGCGCCGCGATGGCGCCGAGCGCACCCCCTCGTTCGCCCTGACCACCCCGGGCCAGGACATCCACCTGGCCTTTGCCGGGCTGCCGATGGGCCACGAGTTCACCTCGCTGGTGCTGGCCCTGCTGCAGGTTGGCGGCCATCCCTCCAAGGCCACCGCCGAAGTGATCGAGCAGGTGCAGGGCCTGGAAGGCGAGTTCAAGTTCGAAACCTACTTCTCGCTGTCGTGCCAGAACTGCCCCGACGTGGTCCAGGCGCTGAACCTGGCCGCAGTGCTGAATCCGCGCATCCAGCACGTGGCGATCGACGGCGCGCTGTTCCCGGCCGAAGTCGAAGCGCGCCAGATCATGTCCGTGCCGACCGTGTACCTCAACGGTGAGGTGTTCGACCAGGGCCGCATGAGCCTGGAGCAGATCGTGGCCAAGCTGGACACCGGTTCGGCCAAGCGCGATGCCGCGAAGATCGCCGCCAAGGCACCGTACGACGTGCTGGTGATCGGCGGTGGCCCGGCCGGCGCCGCTGCGGCGATCTACGCCGCACGCAAGGGCATCCGCACCGGCGTGGCCGCCGAGCGGTTCGGCGGCCAGGTGCTGGACACCATGGCGATCGAGAACTTCGTGTCGGTCAAGGAAACCGAAGGCCCCAAGCTGGCCATGGCGCTGGAACAGCACGTGCGCGAGTACGACGTGGACATCATGAACCTGCAGCGCGCCAGTGCCCTGGTGCCGGCCGGCGACGACGGCCTGGTCGAGATCAAGCTGGAGAACGGCGCGTCGCTGAAGTCGCGGTCGGTGATCCTGTCCACCGGTGCGCGCTGGCGCCAGATGAACGTGCCCGGCGAAGACCAGTACCGCAACAAGGGCGTGGCCTACTGCCCGCACTGCGACGGCCCGCTGTTCAAGGGCAAGCGCGTGGCGGTGATCGGCGGCGGCAATTCCGGGGTGGAAGCGGCAATCGACCTGGCCGGTCTGGTGACGCATGTGACCCTGCTGGAATTCGACGACAAGCTGCGTGCCGACGACGTCCTGCAGAGGAAGCTGCGCAGCCTCGGCAACGTCACCATCATCACCAGCGCACTCACCCAGGAAGTTCTGGGCGACGGCCAGAAGGTCAACGGCCTGGTCTACAAGGACCGCGTGGGCGGCGACGCGCACCGGGTCGAGCTGGAAGGCGTGTTCGTGCAGATCGGGCTGCTGCCCAATACCGAATGGCTGAAGGATTCGGTGGCGTTGTCGCCACGCGGAGAAGTGGTCATTGACGACCGTGGCCAGACCAGTGTTCCGGGCGTATTCGCCGCCGGTGATTGCACAACCGTGCCCTACAAGCAGATCATCATCGCCATGGGCGCAGGCTCGACCGCGGCGCTGAGCGCCTTCGATCACCTGATACGCACCAACGTTCCCAAGAGCAGCGGCGCTGTCGCCGAAGCTGCCTGA
- a CDS encoding LysR substrate-binding domain-containing protein, whose protein sequence is MNLRDLKYLVALADHRHFGRAAASCFVSQPTLSTQIKKLEDELGLPLVERSPRKVMLTPAGVEAAARARVIVAEIEQMKEAARRSVDPEAGAVRLGIFPTLGPYLLPHVIPNIRGRFPQLELLLVEEKSDELLHRLRDGRLDAALLALPLDDDQLHAEFLFEEPFLLAVSGQHPLARRLHLDVQELSTQKLLLLEDGHCLRDQALAVCRLFGANEKSEFRATSLETLRQMVAADVGITLLPTLSVKPPVPRSTNIALLDFEGEDRPSRRIAMVWRRSSAMTGFLEQLAEQFKRLPDALFTLDRDESDPAPPRVLHAQA, encoded by the coding sequence ATGAACCTACGTGATCTGAAATATCTGGTGGCGCTGGCCGACCATCGCCACTTCGGTCGGGCGGCGGCGTCCTGCTTCGTCAGCCAGCCGACGTTGTCGACCCAGATCAAGAAGCTCGAGGATGAGCTGGGGCTGCCGCTGGTGGAGCGCTCACCCCGCAAAGTCATGCTGACCCCGGCCGGGGTGGAGGCCGCCGCGCGCGCGCGCGTCATCGTGGCCGAGATCGAACAGATGAAGGAAGCAGCGCGGCGCAGCGTGGACCCCGAAGCCGGCGCGGTGCGCCTGGGCATCTTCCCGACGCTGGGCCCGTACCTGCTGCCGCACGTGATCCCCAACATCCGCGGCCGTTTCCCGCAGCTGGAACTGCTGCTGGTGGAGGAAAAGAGCGACGAGCTGCTGCACCGCCTGCGCGACGGGCGCCTGGACGCGGCGCTGCTGGCCCTGCCGCTGGACGACGACCAGCTGCACGCCGAGTTCCTGTTCGAAGAACCTTTCCTGCTGGCGGTGTCCGGCCAGCACCCGCTGGCCCGCCGGCTCCACCTGGACGTGCAGGAACTGTCCACCCAGAAGCTGCTGCTGCTGGAAGACGGGCATTGCCTGCGCGACCAGGCGCTGGCGGTCTGCCGCCTGTTCGGCGCCAACGAGAAGTCCGAATTCCGCGCCACCAGCCTGGAGACGTTGCGCCAGATGGTCGCCGCCGACGTCGGCATCACCCTGCTGCCGACCCTCTCGGTGAAGCCGCCCGTCCCGCGCTCGACCAACATCGCCCTGCTCGACTTCGAGGGCGAAGACCGGCCCAGCCGCCGCATCGCCATGGTCTGGCGGCGCAGTTCGGCCATGACCGGCTTCCTGGAGCAGCTCGCCGAGCAGTTCAAGCGGCTGCCCGACGCGCTGTTCACGCTGGACCGCGACGAAAGCGACCCGGCCCCGCCGCGCGTCCTGCACGCGCAGGCCTGA
- the ahpC gene encoding alkyl hydroperoxide reductase subunit C: MSLINTQIKPFGANAYQNGEFIKVSDATLKGQWSVLIFMPAAFTFNCPTEIEDAADHYAEFKKAGAEVYIVTTDTHFSHKVWHETSPAVGKAQFPLVGDPTHQLTNAFGVHIAEEGLALRGTFIINPEGVIKTLEIHSNEIARDVSETLRKLKAAQFTAANPNQVCPAKWKEGEKTLTPSLDLVGKI; encoded by the coding sequence ATGTCGCTCATCAACACCCAGATCAAGCCGTTTGGAGCCAACGCCTACCAGAACGGCGAGTTCATCAAGGTTTCCGACGCCACCCTGAAGGGCCAGTGGTCCGTCCTGATCTTCATGCCGGCCGCCTTCACCTTCAACTGCCCGACCGAGATCGAAGACGCCGCCGACCACTACGCCGAGTTCAAGAAGGCCGGCGCCGAGGTCTACATCGTCACCACCGACACCCACTTCTCGCACAAGGTGTGGCACGAAACCTCGCCGGCCGTCGGCAAGGCCCAGTTCCCGCTGGTCGGCGACCCGACCCACCAGCTGACCAACGCCTTCGGCGTGCACATTGCCGAAGAAGGCCTGGCCCTGCGCGGCACCTTCATCATCAACCCGGAAGGCGTGATCAAGACCCTGGAGATCCATTCCAACGAGATCGCCCGTGACGTCTCCGAGACCCTGCGCAAGCTGAAGGCTGCCCAGTTCACCGCCGCCAACCCGAACCAGGTCTGCCCGGCCAAGTGGAAGGAAGGCGAAAAGACCCTGACCCCGTCGCTGGACCTGGTCGGCAAGATCTAA
- the rnk gene encoding nucleoside diphosphate kinase regulator yields the protein MSTASGLPPSITVSSFDMNQLEAMLESPAVEQSPAGKALAHELERATVVDRDQMPEGVVMMHSRVECEDELQGEKHELTLVYPREADVDQGKVSILAPVGTALLGLAVGQTMDWDAPGGRKLRLRVTAVHNPPKH from the coding sequence ATGTCCACCGCCAGCGGCCTGCCGCCGTCCATCACCGTTTCCAGCTTCGACATGAACCAGCTCGAAGCCATGCTTGAATCCCCCGCTGTAGAACAGAGCCCCGCCGGCAAAGCCCTGGCGCACGAGCTCGAGCGCGCGACCGTCGTCGACCGTGACCAGATGCCCGAGGGCGTCGTCATGATGCATTCGCGGGTCGAGTGCGAAGATGAGCTGCAGGGCGAAAAACACGAATTGACCCTGGTATACCCGCGCGAAGCGGACGTCGACCAGGGCAAGGTCTCGATCCTCGCGCCGGTGGGCACCGCCCTGCTCGGCCTGGCGGTCGGCCAGACCATGGACTGGGACGCACCTGGCGGCCGCAAATTGCGCCTGCGGGTGACCGCCGTCCACAATCCGCCCAAGCATTGA